AAACAATATTGAGTTTCAAAATGAGATATGAACAACTAATCTGCTACAAAATATGAGAAGAGAAAGAAAACAGCATCAGAATAATTCACATTGCACAATGAACAACCCAGTCAACAATAAACCAATCTCAAATTACGCATAATCACCATAACATCGATGAAGAAAGACAACAACTAAAGTGATAGCAGAAGCTTCCACGCaaaataccattagcaaaagtAAAAGGGAGAAAAAAAGAAACCTTGTACTAACAAAGGAAGTAAACTAAAGAAAAACATGCAAAAGAACACATAAAAGATTTACCCCACATTCAATCTGTCTTAGTACTTTTGCAATAGAGAATGAAGCACGCCACCAGCCTCCTTGCGCTAAGAGTTTTTCCTATATGCAGAATTGTATAATCAGATCATACTACCAGAGGATAAACACATCATCAGTCTTACACAAGACAAGATAGAGAAAATTACTAATAAATTTAATCAATGTTAACCAAGTAAATTAAAAGCTCTCTACAGCTACGTGTCGTGCAAGTCTTATACCAAATAGAACATGAGATAGAAGTAGCCGTGCCATATCAATGCAGCTTACAAGCAAAGAAGACACAATTGCAGATATTAATCGCTCACAAGAAGTCAAATTAACTTTGGATTCTAACTCTCCTCAAGGAGAATTCTTAGCCCTTGATAAGAAAATGTAAAGTCGCTGAAATTTATTGGACGGGTTCTTAAATACATAATCTTTAGCAGCACAACAATTGTATGAGGCTATGAGCTAACTCACTAGACTTTACCACAGAGTCTACAACACAAGCTCCTAGCATTGATTTTACATTAACCGGTCCTTTTTTTCCCGGGCATGGAAACCAAATTCATTTGTATTCATTGTCTTTTTACATGGAATACAAAGCTAAATACATACACAGTACACTGGTTCAATTTAAATAATAGCAATTTATTTTGTGACCATCACACCAAAGTGTATAACTATTGTAAGGTAAGCCAACTGGACTTAAGAACAAAACAGAAGATCTATAGTTGTATAGCACCTTGTATACCtggaattaaaatggtaaaaccTATGGATCGATGTTAAGTTGCTCTAGGGGTGGGTCTCTTAGTGAGAATCATATGAGCACACACGCAGTGCTCGGTTTACATTAGCTTAAGTTCATGTGTTGATATATTGAGTTAAACATGCTGGTGTGACAGATCAGAACAAGAACAATATCTGTCTAATGCGAAAATAGGATCAACAGATTAAGCTaaagagaagaaaaggaaaGAGAGGAGTTATACCTCCCCTGTAATTTGAGGTTCATTATTGTTCAACCTTGTCGCATACGTTGAGCTATCAAAACATCAACAATTAAGGTCTCCCATAGTATAATACATATGCTactacaaaataaaataaaaagtttaCCAAATTAGCCAGAAAGATGAGGGAAGGTCataaactcataaaaaatattCTAACCATATACCAGATGAATTATTCCCTCACCTAGCATCTTAGaacaacaaaaaatgaaaaagagaGGCGTCAAAGATGAAAGCTTAATTGAAGAAACTACGGCAAGTGAAAGTCATGCTAATAACTTAAATACCTAAATGAAAATTACTGTTATTCTTCTTGTCTTTTCTCCTTTCTGGTATCATTAACTAGAGAGATTAAAAACATGTGGAGGTTCAGAAATATATCTTCTAGCAACCACCAAAAGAGCATTCAACAGACTGGAAGTAGTAACCCTCATTGTGTATCTGCGAAAGGAAATTATTATTCCAAATAAAGTTATCAAACAGTAGAAACTTCAGAATTCACCATAATCTCCGGCCTTAGAACACCAATACCTTGACCAATTATAGACGCTTTCCAATTCcataaacaaaaaaattcaatcatCCAAACAGTACTCTACCTATATTTTGACTCTAGACAACAACCATATTCAATCCAACAAACACTATTCTATAGATTTTGTAACTCCAGAAAATAGCAATTAACAATGATACtaacaaaatttccatggtgAGATACAACTTCAAACCACCAATACTCAGAAATCTTAGAATTGGCAAACAAGAAACAACCATATGTATCAACAATTAAGCTACAAAACATAGAAAAAATCCTAGCCTCCACAATCTTTTCCTCCTGCAGTGCAGAACTTaatttgataaaaataaaaaagttatgAACTTAATTTGATAGAAATACAAAATTAAAGCTCAATTTACAGGGACTAGATCATATCAATACAATGAAGTCTAGTAATTTTTAGGGGGGGAAATTGATGAGAGTGATATGAACGAAAGGGGAAGAAATTGTTAAAAATGTTGTTTACCTCCTTGATCTTCCTCGTGACGCTAATTTATTTGCGGAGCGGTTCTCCGGCATTCAATGCATAGCCACAAAAAAAACGGTCAGATAATAAACACAATCGCGAATTCGCAACTTTTCGAGCAGAAACATTAACATCATCGACATCGAAATCTAATTAAaaaattcacaatttatatgGATTCTGGATTTTTAGGTTGAACAAAATTTTACTAAAAAAAAACATCATTCATTTTCATTTTGGAAGGAAACCCTAACCTCCCTACTCTGGTCGTCGTCGCGGGACATAAGGAACTTGGAGACGACAGCGGAGGAGGTGGTAGGACGTCGTGGAGAAGACAGACGCATTGTCGCCGTGAAGAGAACTTCGCCATCTCTTTCCAGGAGATAGTATGAGGAGAAGGTGAGAGGGATGGTTTGAGAATTGAGATGAAGATGTAAACGAAAGAGTGAAGACGTCAAAAATTCAACCAATACCGGTAATTGATAGTCTCTGAATCTTTCGCCAGAGGTTTTGCAATTCCCCAATTCGTCGGAGGGTTTCGATTGCCTGAGTATTAATGGAGGTCGCGTGGATTTGGTTGATGGTTCGCCGATTTCCTTGATGGAGTTTTAGGGTTAAGTTAGGTTTTGATTAacgttttttattttaattttttaaaaatttaggTCTCATAAATTACTTTGATCAATTGCTAGTTTGCTACGGAGCATTTCATTATGACCTTTCGTAttttttatactccgtaatattattattgttttaactAGGCCCTCGATACTCTTTTTGATGCTAGAGTCGCGGCACATATAAACAAAAAAAGCTATGGTGTCACCCGTAAATCAAAGGCGAAATATAATTTCAACTCTAACGTGTCGGTTTAATTTAACAGGCGACGCATCCTAGGATCCCAAAACACTGTTCAAGATTGGGATatacaaataaattaaaagaaaaacctAAGGTGTCGCCTATAAACTTAAGGCGACACATATACTTTAAGGGTTAGTTAAATACTCATAGGCGATGTATAAGGTCAAATCTACAGTGTCGCCTATAATGTAAGAGGCGACACGTAAAGTATATACATCCCTTACTATGTAGCAGGCGACATGTAAAGTATACGCGTCCCCTTTTATATTACGGGGGACTCGTATACTTTTACTTTCCGAGTCGCCTGTTCAATAAAAGGCGACTCTAAAATCTTATGTGTCGCCTGATAAATTGCAGGTAACGCGTAAGCCTTTTATTtggttatttattttgatttatgaAGCCTTATGAGTCGCCTGCGCCATAAGAGGCGACTCTAAAAGCTTATGTGTCGCCTAATTTTTTGAGGCGACTCGAAAAGTCCGACTCCGTAGGatgtttttgtagtagtggtagCTATGAGGaaaggaagtttttatttgattcgattgttatatatttgttagattcaaatctttatgtagatgtcTTGTGACTTTCTATCAATGACCTAATAtgcttataaaaaaaatatgaataacTTGTTTtctaaaagatttttttttttaatctaggAAAAGTTATTTTCCACccttaacaaaacaaacaaaatatttTCCAAGAAAAGTGTTTTTGTCCAGCCTAACTAAAGCTACGAAGAAATTATTACAAGGAAAAGTATAATAAGCACAAAGTTTTTGCAGCTTACTTTTCAATTAATACTGATCTTTAGGGCATGCAAATTACCTAGTATAAATAAGGTCAAATATGTGACTTGTCTTAAACAAATCTTCGGTCTTTTTTATTAAATCAAAACCTCATTCGCACATTTTGATTGTACTTGTACTTAGATTACTTCTATGAGATTATGACTACTCCGTATATAGTACTCCCTTCGTTTATTTTTAAATGCGTTACTTTGACTTTAgcattatttatatattataaGTTTGATTTGGTTTTTTACCTATATACAAAAATCGAATATTGTTATGTAAAATGTTGAATAAATTACAATACattatcattttttattttcataatagTAAATTTGTATAATATttacaaataaaaattattaaaaaacaaaaacatgctaATGATCAAATAATATATTGACAAATATATTAGTCAAATTGATGTATTTGAAAAAAAGAACCAGAGGGAATACTTCGTATAGTTTCGTGGTGATTATTACTCTTTACTAGGAGAAACTTGGAACGTGAGAAACTGAGAACATAATGGACCAAATATAGTGATGATTTCGTTTTGGGCCCATACCAGTATAGTAGCCCCATATGTTTAGTTCGTTTTGGGCCCTGTGATTTTTATTTGTCACGACTCACGAGTCTCGTAGTCTCATCACACACCCAAAAACCAATGTTGTTACACTTCATGTCTCACAATTGTATTTATCGGAAATTAggaataataatttttattattttatttttaaaggtTAGATGAAATGCCTTATTGAGACGAAAAGAACAATTATAAAAAATAGATATTTTGAAAACACTCCGTATTTTTTAAGATTATCAAAAACTAGtattgaagcccgtgcgatgcacgggtttgtCAATTTTCGTACATATTTGTGTTATTATATCGTATAcaaatgagtttttttttataaatttccatACTCAAACTGGAGAGTTCTATTGATAAAACATGGAGAAATAACACATGTTCAATGAAAACATGATAacattaataactaaataaaaataTCTCTTCCAACAAACAATTTCAGTTATCTCCAAAATTCCGAGTAAGTAGGAGCACCACTATATATAGGGACAACTACAAAAGCCCTAAAACATAACTTGGCAGGACATCTAAGAGTCTGCAATTGTAACCTCAACCTCAACACCAGGTTCAATGGTGATTGAAGTGATCTGCTTCACCACATCAGGGGAGCTGAAGAGGTCGAtgactctcttgtgggcacgcAACTCAAATCTGTCCCAAGTGTTTGTTCCTGCAAGATAATTACATGGCACGGTCAATTACTAATTAGGGAAAAGATGGGTTGATCAATGCATAAAAATCGCTGATGAATTAAAGTTTgtgctttttttttcttgtgtgCAACTTATATGTGTAATACTCCATCATCACAGTAAAAGAATTAATATACGTAAGTTAAAATACAAATATATCAATATCCAGTAGGTATACGAAGTAGTATTAAATGGACACACATAAATCGATGGAACAAAAACAATTATGCTTGTACAAAATTCTTGCGATGGAACATAAACAATGAAGCacatacaaaattattttccataGAACATAAACAATGAAGCCTAACATAAACAATTATGATTTATGCTCGTACAAAATTCTAATTTGGTGAGGGTTGAGATTAACAATGAAGCCCAACATACAAAATTCTAATTTGGTGAGGGTTGATATTAACAATGAAGCACGTATAATGGAGATGAGGGTTGAGATTTTTAATGTAAGGGTTGAGATTTTATGTATATCTCTAACCTTTAAAATACTCACATTTGCAACACTATGCTTATCAATAGTGTTTTGAGTCACAAATTCATGAAATTCACTATTCCTAAGGAAATGTTTTGCATTCCTTCCCTTTGCAAGCTCTATCATACTTCTTCAATCAACCAAGGTTCAAACCTTGTAAGCAACAAATTTCCacatttttttttcactttctctcttttctgttTTCTGATTCATAAGTGATAAATATTATATAAGGGAAAAGCTTTCCCCCAATATTATTGATGAACAAGAGTATTTATACACCCACAATTTCCAAGCAGGGCGTACGAAACAACTAGGATAAGAAAATCAAAGAGTTTCCTAAACCCACTAACCTTCCTAATACTTTCTAACTTACGTAACAACTACAACATTAAtacttttaatactttgtaacttACATAACAGCTAGACCATTATtactttcttaattaattaggtATAACATTTAATTTTCGTAACACCCtccctcaagttggagcatgTGTGGGGATTAAAAATGCCCAACttggaaaaaagaaaatcaaattgtTGCTTCCCAAGAGCTTTAGTAAACATGTCAGCGAGCTGTGAGGAAGTGGATACATAAGATGGTTCAATTACACCATCTACTATAGAATCACGAACAAAATGACAATCAACCTCAATGTGCTTTGTGCGCTCATGAAAAATCGGATTCTTAGCCATGTGCAAAGCGGACTAACTGTCACAAAATAATGGAATAACTTTAGGATGATGAACTCCTAAACTCAACAACAATCcctttaaccattttaattCACATGTAATCGCGGCCATGGAGCGATATTCTGCCTCTGCGGAAGAGCGAGAAACAGTgtgttggtttttttttgtcttCCATGAAATAGGCGAATGACCTAAAAACACAAACGAACCTGTTAAAGAACGACGAGTGATGGGACACACTGCCCAATCTGAGTCGCACCATCCTTGCAAAGTTAAATTACTGTCAGCACGTAATAGGATACCCTGTCCTGGTGTACCCTTCAAGTACCGAACAACTCTCAATGTTGCATCCCAATGGTCAACTCGAGGCTCCTGCATGAATTGTGATAAGATATAGACCGAATAAGCAAGGTCCGGAAGAGTCACAACTAAATAGACCAGGCGGCCTACAAGCCGGCGGTAAGCCTCCGGCTCCTTCATTAACGACCCATCAGCTAGGCCAAGACGATGATTTTGTTCAATGGTAAAGCCGCAAAACCTGCTTCCGAAATAATATCAAGAGTATACTTCCGTTGACACAAAAATAATCCTGAATAACTCCTCGCAACCTCAATGCATACATAACCAAAACGCATAGGCAATTCTGAAGAAACCTTTCAGAATTCACAAACCATAAAACACAAATAGAGAAGAAGATAAGGGGATTGGGAAGGAGAGGGAGAGATGGAAAGGAATGAAATTATAGTTTGGTATATATTCGTTGGAATCCCTGAAAACAGATATATTGAAAATCCTTTGGGAACAAATTAAGGAAGTGTATAATCTCATCTCACTGTGATATGATCTAAAaattaggggggggggggggggtatagGGATACCAGTTTAAGTTAGGATAAGAGCTTTAAGTATGCTATTATTTATCCAAAAACAATTATTTCTCAAGCAATTAAAAAGAACCTTTAAAACTTGTCAACCCACACAAGACATAAGAAAGGGAAGATACTTTGAACTTCGATTCTGTGATGGAACTGGCATACCGACACAATGCCTTTTTAACACGTTCtctaaaaattctaaaaaaatatttagaatatacaaGATCTGCCCTCTAACCTATTCTCGAACTTATACTTTCAATTTACttctaaaatttaattttgtgatATACTTACCAACTGGTGAAGCATGTCTATTGTCAGGTTGATCAAAACGACTTCAAAGATGTGCTCGAAACACTAGGCACGTTCTACTTCCTAATCAAAATTAACCTAGCGACGACTCTTTCTAGGAACATTGTTCTGCAATTGCGCCTCAAGACATTTGTTCATGAAGAAGCAGAAGAGCATTTTGGAACGTCAGTAAACCTTTCCATTTGTTTAGTATACCACGAACTAATTGTTGTGTATAAACTTTCTTTAGTTTTGAGAATTTCTATAAGAATAAGTAGCTATATGCTACATATATGTTCTTTACTAATGCCTTTTGCAAATAGGACTCTTGAAACTC
This sequence is a window from Spinacia oleracea cultivar Varoflay chromosome 1, BTI_SOV_V1, whole genome shotgun sequence. Protein-coding genes within it:
- the LOC130469840 gene encoding uncharacterized mitochondrial protein AtMg00240-like; the encoded protein is MKEPEAYRRLVGRLVYLVVTLPDLAYSVYILSQFMQEPRVDHWDATLRVVRYLKGTPGQGILLRADSNLTLQGWCDSDWAVCPITRRSLTEAEYRSMAAITCELKWLKGLLLSLGVHHPKVIPLFCDS